Genomic window (Muntiacus reevesi chromosome 6, mMunRee1.1, whole genome shotgun sequence):
CATTGTCACCCTACTGTTTTTGGGGGGGAACCGCGCCTTGTATAAAGGGTCCTTCACTAGAAAACCTTTCGGGAACATGACCTGCATCAGTGGAGCAGGATTCTGGAAATGTACTATTCCTGCCCCTGAAACTGATCACTCTTTCAATTCCTGGCTCTGTTTTTCTGGTCTCGATTGCTCTGTTGATTGACTCTCTGAGAAGACGCGCATGGAGGATGCAGCACCGTGCTCACAGCCTGCAGGATCCCAGCAGCCAGGCTCACACCCGAGCTCTGAAGTCACTAGTCTCCTTCCTTGTTCTTTATACTCTGTCTTTCATGTCCCTGATCATCGATGCTGCAGGGTTCTGCTCCTCAGAGAGTGACTGGTACTGGCCATGGCAAATTTTAATCTACTTGTGCATATCCATCCATCCCTTTATCCTCATCCTCGGCAGCCTCAGGCTTCGGGGGGTGTTCGGGCAGCTGATTTTGTTGGCCAGGAGCTTCTGGGTGGCCGAGGTGGTGCGATCCCCTTAACCAAT
Coding sequences:
- the TAS2R41 gene encoding LOW QUALITY PROTEIN: taste receptor type 2 member 41 (The sequence of the model RefSeq protein was modified relative to this genomic sequence to represent the inferred CDS: inserted 4 bases in 4 codons), with protein sequence MEEAGGQGPRPRVVTGGRAKTQPAFTVLFTLLFVLLCILGLLANAFIVLVLSREWVQRGRLLPSDLILFSLGLSXFCLQWVGMGNNFYYFLHLVDYCSGPARQFFGLPWDFXNSVTSWFGSWLSVLFCMKIANFTRPSFLWLKWRFPGSVPWLLLGSLLTSFIVTLLFLGGNRALYKGSFTRKPFGNMTXHQWSRILEMXLFLPLKLITLSIPGSVFLVSIALLIDSLRRRAWRMQHRAHSLQDPSSQAHTRALKSLVSFLVLYTLSFMSLIIDAAGFCSSESDWYWPWQILIYLCISIHPFILILGSLRLRGVFGQLILLARSFWVAEVVRSP